The DNA region GGTGAGGACTTTGCCCTCGGTTTTGAATTGGTGAACGCTCGCAACGGTGCTGATGCGCGTGGTGATATCGAACTCGGCGGCGGGGTAGAACGCGGCGACGAAACGGCGGGCGATCATGTCGTAAACCTTGGCCTCCATCTCATCGAGGTTCTTCATTTCGGAACCGGTCGGGATGATCGCAAAGTGGTCGGAGATCTGGGCGTTGTTGAAGATGCGCTTGTTGGGGCGCAGCCAGCCTTCGGCCAAAACTTTCTGGCCGTGCGCGGCGAGATCGCCGTCGAGCGAGCCGAGCGTGGCGCGACAGGTTGGGATGTAATCCTCCGGGAGCGCGCGCGAATCGGTACGCGGGTAGGTGATCATCTTGTGGCGCTCGTAGAGGGCTTGCGCGATCTGGAGCGTGCGGCGGGCGGAGAGGCCGAAGCGGTTGTTGGCCTCGCGCTGGAGCGTCGTGAGATCGTAGAGACGCGGGGAGGCCTGCGTGGAGGATTTCTTTTCCTCGGTGACGACGGCGGGCGGCTGGCCCTGGCAGGCGGCGAGGACGGCTTCGGCGGCGGCTTGTTCCCAGATGCGGTCGATGCGGTCGTGGTCGTCGCCCTCTGCTTTCTTAAAGGACGGACGCTGATAAACGCCTTCGTAGTTACCCTTGGTGACGGCGAAGTTGGCGGTGATGCGCCAGTAGGCGCGGGGCTTGAAGCCGCGGATTTCGAGTTCGCGCGCGACGACGATGGCGAGCGTGGGCGTCTGCACGCGGCCGACAGAGGCGACATTGCCTGCGCGGGAGCCGAACATGCGCTTGGTGAGGGCGCGGGTGCCGTTGATGCCGATGAGCCAGTCGGACTCGGAGCGGCAGCGGGCGGCGTCGCCGAGGCCGGCCATTTCCTCGGAGGTGCGGAGATTTTCGAACGCCTTCTTAATACCGTCGGTCGTCATCGTCTGCATCCAGGCGCGTTTCACCGGGAGCTTGGATTTCGAGAGGAGATAGAGATTGGCGAAGATGAGCTCACCCTCGCGCCCGGCGTCGCAGGCGTTGATGACCTGATCGACGTCTTTGCGGGCGAGGAGTTTTTTGAGGGAGTTGTAGCGCTCCTTGGAGTCCTCGATGGGCTTTAGTTCAAATTTCTCGGGGATGATCGGGAGGGTTTCGAGGCGCCAGAAACCGTATTTCTTCTTATCGATATCCTCGGGCATGAGGAGCTCCACCACGTGACCGACGGCGGAGGAGATGACGTAGTCGTCGTTTTCGTAGTGCTCGCCCTTTTTAGGAACTTTGCCGAGAGCGCGGGCCAGATCGGCCGCCACCGATGGCTTTTCCGCGATGATGAGAGACTTCATGTGTTGGCGAGCGGTTAGGGAGCGCGTGCAGCTATTTCAAGGTTTAGTTTCTGCGGACGGCGCGGAGCGTGGGCGGAAATCGGGCGCGGACGACACGGAGGCCGTCCCTCCAGGCGGAGAATTAGAGGATGGCTGGAGGCGGGCGAAATGCGCGTCGGGAGAAAGGGCATTGGCGGCAGGAGTTTTCGCTCGAAAAATGGGCGAAGCGTTTCGTTGATTTCCCGCTGAAACGTCCTGCTACTGAAAGCGGACCTGTAATCACTTCCCCACGCGATGGCCACCGTACTGGTCGTAGAAGACGACAAACTTTCACAACGTATCCTCGGAAAAATCCTGGGCGGGGCGGGTCATGAGATTTTGGTCGCGGAAGGTGTGGCGAAAGCGTGGGAGCTGCTGCGGGCGCATCCGCTCGTCGATCTGGTGATCCTGGATAATCAGCTCGGCAAGGAGTGGGGCTGGGAGTTTTTGCAAGGGTTGCGCGCGGATTTGATTTTCACGGGGCTGCCGGTGGCGGTGTACACGGCGCATACGGAGCGCAGCTCGATCCTGAAGTATGTCGAGCTGGGGGTGCAGGCGATGCTCGTGAAGCCGTACAAGGGAGAAGTGCTTTTCGAGGAATTGAAGAAAGCCTCGGCGGTGGACTGGACGGGGCGACTGATGGAGCGGCCGGCGGCGGCGTGCGCACGGCTGAAGATTTCGGAGAGTGACTATTATAGTACGTTGAGCGCGGCGTCGTCGGCACTGGAGAAGAACATCCAGGCGCTCCGCGAGGCGATCACGGCGAAGCGCGAGGATCAGGCGCTGCGCGAACCGGTGCAGCAGATTTTTAATCAAAGCTCGGCGCTGGGGATGCCGGTGCTCAAGAGCGTGACGGAAGGGCTGGTGCGCGGGATCGGCTCGAAGCACAACGCGGCGATCCTGGGCGGGCTGAGGTCGCTGGACTCGTTGTTGATTTTGCTGCGGCAGCGTTCGCTGGAGTACATGCGGGTGAAGGAAATGTCGGGAGGCGGTGACGCGCCGAAGGTTTTGAAGCGGGTGGTGTCGGCGAACGACGCGGTGGTGCCGGCGGCGGCTTCGCAGGCGGCGACGTTTTGCCGGAGGACGGCGGGTTCGCCGGTGTGGGCGTACGGAAACGGTTTCACACGGCTGGAGGGGCGTGAGTTATTCGCGAAGGGTGAACTCGGGCGGCTGGCGGCGGAGTGGGTGACCATGAAGCCGCTGCGCGAGATGGTGGAGGCGCATGCGTTCATCGCGCGGGCTCCGAATGCGGCGATGGACGAGGTGATCGGCGCGGTGGAAGAGCTGCCGAAGTTTCGGGAGCTTTATTTGAAGATCGCGGCGCGGCTCGGTGGCGGAACGGTGGATACGGCGCCGCCGGTGGCGATCGATAGCGAGCCGCTGGATCGTGAAGCGGAGGCGGAGGCGGAGGCGAAGGCGCAGGCGCTGAGGCACGCACTGGACCGGCTGGGTGTTTACCGGACGATGGTGCTGGTGGCGGCGGCGCGGGTGGCGAAGGCGTCGCGCGTGAAGTCGCCGCTGGATCTGTCGATGCTGCTGGAGCACACGCTCGCGGTGGCGATTTTGTCTTACGAAGTAGGGCGGATGCTGCGTTTGCCGGATGAGCATCTGCCGGCGGCGGCGGGGATGGTGCATGACGCGGGCAAGTGGGTGTTCGCGCTGGCGGAGCCGGGCTTGTATGCGCTGGTGCTGACACTCGCGCATGAAGGCGGACAGGGCGCGGCGCGGGCGGAGCAGGGGATTTTCGGGGCGACGCACGAAGAGGCCGGGCGGCTCGCGCTCGAGGCGGCTCATGCGCCGGTGTTGTTACTGGACGCGGCGGTGGCGCATGAAGATCTGGCGCGCGTGTCGAAGCCGGAGTCGTCGGCCGTGGTGTCGTGTTTATTTCTCGCCAATCACCTCGCGTGGGCGGCGGTGGCGGATGAGGCGCACGCGAAGGCGATCCGCGATGAGTTGCTCAAGCCGACGAATCAGGTGTGGGCGACGTTGAAGGAGGCGGGCGTGGCGCTGCCGCTGGATATTCCTGAGCTGATCGAGGCGATGGCGCGGGTGTCGAAGACGAGCGCGTGGATCAGTGGAGAGCTGGCGGAGTGGGCGGCGCGCTGAGCGGGCGAACCGTGAGGAGCGAGCGTGGTGAGGAGTAAGCGCGGGAAGCAGTGAATGCGGAGTCAGGGGTGCGGCACTTGATAAGTGCCGGTCAGGGAGATCAGGCGGGGGGCTGGATGAGCTGAAGCGCGCTTTGCGTGAGGCGCCAGTTGAGGAGGTAGTCGATGGCGACGAATTGGTGCGCGATGACAATGAACCAGAAGACGACGAGGAAGGAGAGCTTGGAGCATTTGTGCTGGAGGCGGCGTTGAGCGATGAATGCGCCGGGCCAGCCTCCGATGAGCTCGAAGAGATGGAGTTTACTCTCGGCGGTGCGCCAGCCGCCGGAGCGGGCCTGGTTTTTATCCCACCAGTAGATGACGTAAGTCGCCGCGGAGAGGACGACGGCGGTGATGATGAGGAGAAGCGCGTCGAAGCGGAGGGAGAGGCGGTGGAGCGCGAGGGCGGGAGCGACGAGGAGGAGCAGCAGGGCGAACCACTGCTTTTTTTTGAGGCGGCTGGTGGTGCTGGTGATGAGGGCTTGTTGGGCGCAGGTGCGGCCGGTGACATCCTGGCCGACGATGAAGGTGACGGTGTCGCCGGGCTCGGGGACTTTGCGGTGGGCGGCGAAGTCGCGGTGATGAATAAAAATGCGGTGCGTGCCGTCGTGGAGAAAGCCGAAGCCCTTTTTTTTGTCCCACTCGATGATGCGGCCGGATTTTTGGGCGGGAGTGTCATTCATGAGTTTGGCGTGCGGGATTTTTAGAGGCGGCGTTGAGTTGTCGCAGACGGGCCTGCATGGATTTGGCGGGATCTTTTCGGGCGGCGGCGAAGAGGGCGGCGATGGTTTTGCGATGATGAGGGCCGGTGAAGCGTGAGAGCACAGTCAGTGCCCAGGCGCGAACGATGACGCGGCGATCGCGGAAGCAGTCGGCGAGGAAGGGGGCGGTGTCGTCCTCGTTTTCGCGCGGGCAGCCGGTAATCGCGAGGAGCTGACAGGCGAGGAGGCGGGAGAGCCAGTGTTCGGAAAAGGCGTCGGTGTGGCGGAGGATTTTTGCGATGTGCTCCGGGGAGAGGCCGCGGTCCTTGGCGATCATGCGCAGGAGGCCAAGGGGGCGGCAGACGTGGGGCGGATCGAGGAGCGTGAGCGTGCGGATGAGTTCGTCGGCGACGTTTTCGCGCGTGGCGAAGGCGGCGTGGATTTCGCCGAGCTGGGCGGCGGTGAGGCGCGGGCGGGAGAGGATCGGCGTGAGCTCGGACATGGGCTGCACGCTGCGGCGCTCAGTCGCGGGAGAGTTCTTCGGAGCGGGCCTTGGCGGCGGCGACGGTTTCGTGGATGAGGCCGCGAAAATCGCGGGCTTCCATGCGCATGAGGCCGGCGTAGGTGGTGCCGTTGGGCGAGGTGACCTGATTGCGGAGATCTTCTGCGGAGGCCGTGGATTGGGCCATGAGTTTGGCGGCGCCGAGGATCGTCTCGACGGCGAGCCGGTAGGCGGCTTCGCGACTCAGGCCGGCGGATACACCCGCTTCGCGGAGGGCGGCGGCGAATTCGAAGACGTAGGCAGGGCCGGAGCCGCTGACGGCGGTGACGGCGTCGAGTTGGGATTCTTCGACGGCGACGGTTTTGCCCATCGCGCCGAGGATTTCATCGACGAGCGACTGGTCGGCGGGAGAGAGCGGATGAAGCGCGTTCCAGCCGGTGATGCCCGCGCCGATCTGGCCGGGAGTGTTGGGCATGGAGCGGACAAGGTTGCGGGCCTTGGGGAAAACCTGGGAGAGGCGGGCGAGTTTTTTTCCGGCGAGGACGGAGAGGACGAGTTTGCCGGCGGTGAGTTCGGCGAGGCGCGGGTCGAGTCCGGCGAGTTGTTGAGGTTTGCAGGAGAGGACGAGGGCGTCGGCGTCGCGGAGAAGTGCGGCGAGATCGGTGGTGGCGATAATGCCAGTGCGAGCGGAGAGAGTGTCGGCAGTTTTGCCGGAGCCGCTGAGGCAGATGAGGGCGGAAGGCGCGGTGCCTTTGGAGAGGAGGCCGTCGACCATGGCGGAGGCCATGCGACCGGCGCCGAGGAAGGCGATCTTGCTCATGGGAAAGGCGGCTCGGTGACAGGCGTTTTGCGGATTTTCTTTTCGAGCGGGTGAGTGAGGACTGCGACGGAGCCGCCGCCGGGGCGGTCGATGACGTTGATCTCGCCGCCGAGGTTGCGAAGGGCGTGGCGGGCGACGGTGAGGCCCATGCCGACGCCGACGGTTTCCTTCGTGCTGACGAAGGGCTCGAACATGGTGTCGCGGATGCGGGCGGCGATGCCTGTGCCACGATCTTCGATACGGATCTCCACGGCGCGCGTGCTGCCGGGCATATCGACGAGTCGTGTGGTGATGGCGATGGGGCGTTTGCCGGTGGCGTTGTAGCCGTAGCTTTCCCAGGCGTTGATGAGGAGCTTGGCGACGATGTCCTCGAAGATTTCGACGTGGGTCTCGACGGGCTGGTCGCCGAGGGGGTTGTCGATGGTGACGGGCTCGGTGATCTTGAAATCGTTCTGGTAGCGGTTCACGCCGTCTTCGATGAGGCGCTGGAGGCTGAACTTTAGCATCGGCGGGCGCGATTTCACGACGAGCGTGCTGAGTTGTTTGATGATATTAACGATGCGCTGGACGGCGTTCTCGACGTGCTCGGCGTTCTTTTTGACGAACTCGGGTTTCGTGTGATGGGCCTTGATGAGGTCGAGGTAGCCGAGGACGACGCCAAGGAGATTATTGAGGTTGTGCGCGATACCTTGAGTGACGGCACCGACGGTGGCGGCGCGGCGGGATTCCTGGAGACGGCGCTGGAGATCGACCATCTCGCGGTTGATGGCGACGAAGCGGAGCTGGGTCTGGACGCGCGCGAGGGTTTCGTCGAGGTCGATGGGCTTGGTGATGTAATCGACTGCGCCGACGGCGAGACCTTCGAGTTTACTTTCCTTCGAGCTGCGCGCGGTGATGAAGATGACGGGGATGGAACGGGTGTCCTCGGTTTCCTGGAGGCGCTGGCAGACTTCCATGCCGTCCATGTCCGGCATCATGACGTCGAGAAGGATGAGGTCGGGTTTCTCGGCGGGAACGAGATCGAGGGCGTCCTGGCCGGTGTACGCGGCGATGACTTGAATGCCTTCGCGCTCCAGCTTCCGTTTGAGGAGTTGGACGTTCACGGGCTGGTCGTCGACGACCAGGATTTTAGGCGAACTCATGAGTGGGGAAACGTGGTGGAGAAACGCGGGTGCGGCAAGAGGAGCGGTGGAAAACGCGGAGTCCAGTTAACGGCTCCGCGCGGAGTTTGTTTAGCGGGCGCCGGAGAGATTGAAGGCCTTCACCGTGTTTTTCATGAGCATGGCGACGGTCATGGGGCCGACGCCGCCGGGGACGGGGGTGATTTTCGACGCGAGCGGCGAGACGGTGGCGAACTGCACGTCGCCGACGAGTTTGTAGCCGGATTTCTTGGACACGTCGGGAACGCGGTTGATGCCGACGTCGATGACGACGGCGCCGGGTTTGACCATGTCGGCGGTGACGAATTCGGGGCGGCCGATGGCGGCGATGAGGACGTCGGCGAGGCGGGTGATCGCGGGGAGATTGGACGTGGCGGAGTGGCAAATGGTGACGGTTCCGTTGGCGCCGGCTTTTTTCTGGAGGGCGAGAAGGGCGACGGGTTTGCCGACGATGAGGCTGCGGCCGAGGACGACGACGTGTTTGCCTTTGAGGTCGGTGCCGCTGCGGGCGAGGAGCTCCATGATGCCGGCGGGCGTGCAGGAGACGAAGGCGGTGTCGTCTTCCTGGGCGACTTTGCCGAGGTTGATGGTGTTGAAACCATCGACGTCTTTTTCCGGGGCGACGCGGCGGAAGACGGCGACTTCGTCGATGTGCTTGGGAAGTGGAGACTGGACGAGGATGCCGTCGACGGCGGGATCGGCGTTCAGTTGGTCGATGATCGCAAAAAGTTCATCCTGCGTAATGGTGACGGGAGGAAGAATGATGCGGCTGGTGATGCCGATCTCAGCGGAGGTTTTCTCCTTCTTGGTGACGTAGGAGACCGAGGCGGGGTCGTCGCCGACGCGGACGAGCGCGAGGCAGGGTTTGCGGCCGGGGAGGCGGGAGACTTCGGCCTTCAGCTCGGCGATGAGGTCAGCGGCGATTTTATTTCCGTCGATGAGGTCCATAGAAAAAGAGAGCCCACGAAACACAGGGGCGGCGCGAAAGGGAAATCCGTTTTCGGGCCGCGCGTGTGTCGCGTGGGCGGAGAGACGTGGAGCGGGTTACTGGAGTTGGAGGCTTTCGACCTGGATCACGATGTCCTTCGAATTGGGCACGGGGCGGGCGGTGCCGTAAACGACGACAGTGCGGTCGATGTATTTATCCACCTGCTCGGTGAGGAGGAGTTTGCTGGTGTCGAGGTAGGCGTAGCGTTCGCCGCCGTCATCGTTGAGCTGGAAGGCGAAAGGGGCGCGGCCGATCAATTTTTTGGTGGCGACGAGCTGGCCTTTGAAGAGGCGTGGGAGAGCGGAGGAGCCGCCGTCGCCGAGGTTGATGTTCTGCGCGGGGCGGCCGGGTGCGCCGCCGGTGGATGCGACTGCGGGGACGGGAGAAGCGGCGGGTGGTGTGTAGGCGGCTGGTGCGGGAGCGGGCGTTGACGCAGCTGCGGCGGTGCCTGCGCCGGGCGTGTAGATGTAGCCGACGATTTTCTTTTGGAGTTTCAGCTGGGTCCAGCGGCCGCGAAGGCCGGTGATCTCGGCGGTGTCGCCGGTCACGTAGTAACTGAGGACGGGGGCATCGGACTTAGGCTGGGTGCGGAGCTCGGCGTTGGGCTTGATGTCGAGGTTCTTGGTCATGTCCTTGCCGTTCACATACACCTCGTGCGGTCCGGTGAGCTCGACGGCCTGCCAGCCGGGAGGGAGGGCGAGGGCGGTGCCGATGGCGGGAGTGGGCTCGCTGCCGGCCTTGAGCACGGAGATCGCCGGCGCGGAGGCTTCGGGGCGGGCGTGGACCGCGGTGGTCGAGGTGAGTGGCGCAGCGAGGAGCGGCGCGGACGTGGCGACGAGTGCGAGGAGCAGACGCAGATTAGTCTTCATGAAGTTGGGATGATTTTTTGTCGGAAGTATTGTGGTCGGTGGTAGCGCCGGGGATGCGCGGCGTTTTGAAAAGCTGGGAGATTTCTTTGCTAGAAAGCGGTTTCACGGCCCGCAAAGGAATTCCTTTTAGCGGGAAGGCGCCGATCTGGTAGCGCTTGAGGCGTTTCACATTAAAGCCGAGCGCCATGAAGAGGTGGCGGATCTCGCGCTTCTTGCCGTGGTGCATCTGGACGTCGAGGTGGAGCGAAGCGCCGTCGCGGTTGGGTGCGATGAGCGTGGCCTTCTCGACCTGCATGTGTTCCCCCTCGATGGTGACGCCGCGGAGGAGGGCGGGTTTGCGGGAGGCGGGGAAGGGCGTCTCGAGCGAAACCTGGTAGCGCTTCACCACGATGTTGCTCGGGTGCATGAGGCGATGGGCGAGATCGCCATCGGTCGTGAGGATGACGAGGCCCTCGCTTTCCTTGTCGAGACGGCCGGCGCAGAAGAAACGGTATTTGGCGAAGACGCGCGGGAGGACGGTGAAGATGGTATCGGCGTGAAACGGGTCGTCGTTGGTGCAGACGAGGCCGCGGGGTTTATGCATCGCGAGCGTGATCTTAGGCTGAGAGACGGGGCGGACATTTTTTCCGCTGACGGTGATCTTATCGACGCCGGGAGTGATCTTCTGGCCGAGAGTGGCTTTCACGGAGTTGACCCAGACCTCGCCTTCTTTGATGAGCTGTTCGGCCGCGCGGCGGGAGCAGATGCCGGCATCGGCCAGGAATTTTTGCAAACGGATCGACTCGGAATCGCTCATGGGCAGGCGAGTTGGCGGAAATTTCCAGAGTGAAGCAAGCTCTCGCGCCGACTGAAACTAAGTCTTGCGCGAGCCGGAGCGGTGACGCCAAATGCAGCTTTTATGTCCGCTCCCGCCGCACCCTCCACGTTCAATAAAGACAATCCGTTTTCGGCGAAAATCACCGAGAACCGCGTGCTCAACAAGCCCGGCTCCGCGAAGGAGACCCGGCATTTCGTGGTGAGCCTCGAAGGCAGCGATTTGAAGTACAAGGCGGGTGACTCGCTCGGCGTATTTCCTAAAAACCGCCCGGCGGATGTCGCGGAAATCGTGGAGCGTCTCGGAGCGAGCGGTGAGGAACTCGTTTCGCCTGCGATGCTCAAGC from Nibricoccus aquaticus includes:
- the proC gene encoding pyrroline-5-carboxylate reductase, giving the protein MSKIAFLGAGRMASAMVDGLLSKGTAPSALICLSGSGKTADTLSARTGIIATTDLAALLRDADALVLSCKPQQLAGLDPRLAELTAGKLVLSVLAGKKLARLSQVFPKARNLVRSMPNTPGQIGAGITGWNALHPLSPADQSLVDEILGAMGKTVAVEESQLDAVTAVSGSGPAYVFEFAAALREAGVSAGLSREAAYRLAVETILGAAKLMAQSTASAEDLRNQVTSPNGTTYAGLMRMEARDFRGLIHETVAAAKARSEELSRD
- a CDS encoding ATP-binding response regulator — translated: MSSPKILVVDDQPVNVQLLKRKLEREGIQVIAAYTGQDALDLVPAEKPDLILLDVMMPDMDGMEVCQRLQETEDTRSIPVIFITARSSKESKLEGLAVGAVDYITKPIDLDETLARVQTQLRFVAINREMVDLQRRLQESRRAATVGAVTQGIAHNLNNLLGVVLGYLDLIKAHHTKPEFVKKNAEHVENAVQRIVNIIKQLSTLVVKSRPPMLKFSLQRLIEDGVNRYQNDFKITEPVTIDNPLGDQPVETHVEIFEDIVAKLLINAWESYGYNATGKRPIAITTRLVDMPGSTRAVEIRIEDRGTGIAARIRDTMFEPFVSTKETVGVGMGLTVARHALRNLGGEINVIDRPGGGSVAVLTHPLEKKIRKTPVTEPPFP
- a CDS encoding response regulator, translating into MATVLVVEDDKLSQRILGKILGGAGHEILVAEGVAKAWELLRAHPLVDLVILDNQLGKEWGWEFLQGLRADLIFTGLPVAVYTAHTERSSILKYVELGVQAMLVKPYKGEVLFEELKKASAVDWTGRLMERPAAACARLKISESDYYSTLSAASSALEKNIQALREAITAKREDQALREPVQQIFNQSSALGMPVLKSVTEGLVRGIGSKHNAAILGGLRSLDSLLILLRQRSLEYMRVKEMSGGGDAPKVLKRVVSANDAVVPAAASQAATFCRRTAGSPVWAYGNGFTRLEGRELFAKGELGRLAAEWVTMKPLREMVEAHAFIARAPNAAMDEVIGAVEELPKFRELYLKIAARLGGGTVDTAPPVAIDSEPLDREAEAEAEAKAQALRHALDRLGVYRTMVLVAAARVAKASRVKSPLDLSMLLEHTLAVAILSYEVGRMLRLPDEHLPAAAGMVHDAGKWVFALAEPGLYALVLTLAHEGGQGAARAEQGIFGATHEEAGRLALEAAHAPVLLLDAAVAHEDLARVSKPESSAVVSCLFLANHLAWAAVADEAHAKAIRDELLKPTNQVWATLKEAGVALPLDIPELIEAMARVSKTSAWISGELAEWAAR
- the folD gene encoding bifunctional methylenetetrahydrofolate dehydrogenase/methenyltetrahydrofolate cyclohydrolase FolD, yielding MDLIDGNKIAADLIAELKAEVSRLPGRKPCLALVRVGDDPASVSYVTKKEKTSAEIGITSRIILPPVTITQDELFAIIDQLNADPAVDGILVQSPLPKHIDEVAVFRRVAPEKDVDGFNTINLGKVAQEDDTAFVSCTPAGIMELLARSGTDLKGKHVVVLGRSLIVGKPVALLALQKKAGANGTVTICHSATSNLPAITRLADVLIAAIGRPEFVTADMVKPGAVVIDVGINRVPDVSKKSGYKLVGDVQFATVSPLASKITPVPGGVGPMTVAMLMKNTVKAFNLSGAR
- a CDS encoding pseudouridine synthase; protein product: MSDSESIRLQKFLADAGICSRRAAEQLIKEGEVWVNSVKATLGQKITPGVDKITVSGKNVRPVSQPKITLAMHKPRGLVCTNDDPFHADTIFTVLPRVFAKYRFFCAGRLDKESEGLVILTTDGDLAHRLMHPSNIVVKRYQVSLETPFPASRKPALLRGVTIEGEHMQVEKATLIAPNRDGASLHLDVQMHHGKKREIRHLFMALGFNVKRLKRYQIGAFPLKGIPLRAVKPLSSKEISQLFKTPRIPGATTDHNTSDKKSSQLHED
- a CDS encoding DUF1294 domain-containing protein: MNDTPAQKSGRIIEWDKKKGFGFLHDGTHRIFIHHRDFAAHRKVPEPGDTVTFIVGQDVTGRTCAQQALITSTTSRLKKKQWFALLLLLVAPALALHRLSLRFDALLLIITAVVLSAATYVIYWWDKNQARSGGWRTAESKLHLFELIGGWPGAFIAQRRLQHKCSKLSFLVVFWFIVIAHQFVAIDYLLNWRLTQSALQLIQPPA